In Streptococcus pneumoniae, the sequence GAGGGTGACTATATTCTAGACCCATTTGTTGGTAGTGGCACTACGGGTGTTGTTGCGAAGCGGTTAGATAGAAGATTTATAGGTATCGATGCTGAAAAAGAATATTTAAAAATTGCAAGGAAGAGGTTGGAGGCAGAAAATGAAACAAACTAGAAATTTTGATGAGTGGTTGTCAACGATGACCGACACAGTAGCTGACTGGACTTATTATACAGATTTTCCCAAGGTTTATAAAAATGTATCTAGTATAAAAGTTGCTCTAAATATTATGAATAGTCTTATTGGTAGTAAAAATATACAAGAGGATTTTTTAGACTTATATCAAAATTATCCAGAAATTTTGAAAGTTGTGCCTCTACTTATTGCTAAACGTTTGAGAGATACGATTATTGTTAAGGATCCGATAAAAGATTTCTATTTTGATTTTAGTAAACGAAACTATAGTATTGAAGAATATACTATGTTTTTGGAAAAATCAGGTATATTTGATTTATTGCAAAATCATTTAGTATCAAATTTAGTTGACTACGTTACAGGTGTTGAGGTTGGTATGGATACTAATGGGCGCAAAAATCGGACTGGAGATGCGATGGAAAATATTGTTCAAAGTTATCTTGAAGCTGAAGGGTATATTTTAGGAGAGAATTTATTTAAAGAGATTGAACAAAATGAAATAGAGGAAATTTTTTCTGTCGATTTATCTGCTATTACGAATGATGGGAATACTGTGAAACGTTTTGATTTTGTCATAAAAAATGAACAAGTGCTTTATCTGATTGAGGTTAATTTTTATTCAGGAAGTGGTTCAAAATTAAATGAGACGGCTAGATCTTACAAAATGATTGCTGAAGAAATTAAAGCTATTCCTAATGTTGAGTTTATGTGGATTACTGATGGACAAGGTTGGTATAAGGCTAAGAATAATTTACGAGAAACATTTGATATTTTACCATTCTTATATAATATTAACGATTTGGAACATAATATTTTAAAGAATTTGAAATAGGTCCAATTCAATTAGATGGGAATTGGGATTGATTGTATTTATAATCAATTTGTGATAAACAAAAAAGAGGCTCGCACCTCTTTTTCTTATTTCTTTTTATGATTTAATACGGCATTGAGGACAATGGCGAGTAGGCTGGCTACGACGATTCCGTTTGAGAAGAACATTTGGAAGGCTGTCGGCATGCTGACAAAGAGATTACTGTTGTTGAGACCGACACCTGCAGCGATTGAAACAGCTGCGATAAGGAAGTTGTGTTCATTGTTAGCAAAGTCAACTCGGGCTAGGATTTGCATCCCTTGAATAGATACAAAACCAAACATCACCAGCATGGCACCGCCGAGGACGGAGCTTGGAATGATTTGGGCAAGGGCACCAAACTTAGGAAGCAGTCCAAGGAGAACCAGGAAACCAGCTGCGTAGTAGATTGGCAGGCGTTTTTTGATGCCTGACAATTTAACCAAACCAACGTTTTGTGAAAATCCGGTGTAAGGGAAGGTGTTAAAGATTCCTCCGAGAAGTACGGCCAAACCTTCTGCGCGGTAACCGTTGCGAAGGCGCGTGCTGTCGATTGGATCTTTTGTGATATCAGACAAGGCTAGATAAACACCAGTTGACTCAACCATAGACACCGTTGCGATGATACACATCATGACAATAGATGAGATTTCAAAGGTTGGCATCCCAAAGTAGAGTGGAGTTGGGACATGGACAAGTGGAGCTACCGCAACAGGAGAGAAGTCCACCAAGCCCATAGTAGCAGCAATGGCAGTTCCAACAACCAGACCAATCAAAATAGAGATAGACTTGATAAATCCTTTGGTAAAGATGTTGATCAAGAGGATAATCAGAACAGTAATAGCTGAAAGCAAGAGACTTTGACCAGTTGGCTCTGGAACGTTATTTCCCATATTTCCAATAGCGACAGGGATCAAGGTTAAACCAATCGTGGTAATAACAGATCCTGTTACGATAGAGGGGAAGAGATTGGCCACTTTTGAGAAGATGCCTGAAACAAGAACCACGTAAATCCCAGATGCGATAAGGGCACCAAACATAGCGCCACTACCATGGCTTTGCCCAATCATAATCAAGGGAGCGACCGACTGGAATGCAACTCCAAGAACGACTGGGAGTCCAATCCCAAAGTATTTGTTGAGTTGGAGTTGGAGGAAGGTTGCCACCCCACACATGAAGATATCTGTAGAAATCAGGTAGGTCAACTGCTCAGCTGAATAGCCAAGGGCTGTCGCAATCATGATGGGAACCAGGATAGATCCTGAGTACATGGCTAGTAAGTGCTGCAAGCCAAGAACGGCTGCTTGCGAGTGTTTTTCTTGAGTTTGCATTAGAGATCTGCCTCCTTAAATACGACCTGACCATTTTCAAAACGATCCAAACGAGCAAGTGATAGGACAGGGTAGCCTGCTTTTTCAAGCAAATCACGGCCATCTTGGAAGGATTTCTCAATCACGATACCGATAGCTTGGACTGTGGCACCGGCCTGTTCGATGATTTGAATCAAGCCTTTAGCAGCTTGGCCATTAGCAAGGAAATCGTCGATAATCAAAACCTTGTCCTCTGGTGAGAGGAATTTTCCAGCGATAGAAACGGTGCTGGTCACCTGCTTGGTAAAGGAGTAGACTTGAGCAGTTAAGATGCCTTCGTTCATGGTGATGTTCTTAGCTTTTTTGGCGAAAATCATGGGAACGTTTAAGGCTTCAGCTGTAAAAACGGCTGGGGCAATACCCGACGCTTCAATGGTTACGACCTTGGTAATGCCGGCAGCAGCAAATTTTTCCGCAAAAACCTTACCAATCTCTCGCATCAAGCTAAAGTCAACTTGGTGGGTTAAAAAGGAATCTACCTTGAGGATGTTATCACCCAAGATATGCCCATCCTTGAGGATGCGCTCTTCTAATAATTTCATAAGACCTCCTAAAGTCTAAAAGTTAATTTACTTGTTGTTTAAATGTTTCTATAGTGATCCCTTTTGCTAATGCTATATATTTGATAAAACTATTACGAGCGAAGCGAGTCTTATCAAATATTTCCCGTTGTAGTGGTATCATAGACAATAATCTTGTTATTGTCTATGACGGGATTTTTGAGAGTAAAATAGTTCGGGGAACTATTTTAGCCTAAGCCTAGAAATGAAAGAGCTAGGGGCTCAAAAATTAGGGATGAAATTCCCTGGATTCCTGAAATTATTCACAGGATAATTTCACCTCCCGTCCGCACTAATTAAGGGAAATATTAAAAATATTCAAAAAAGACCTACTTAATCTCTAAGTAAGTCCCCCAAATAGGCATGGCAAAAACGGCCATATCTCACTGCTGACTTACTTATTGTTAGGTGTTCCGGCACCTTGTAGAAACGTCGTGCCAATTCACGACATAAACAAGTAAAACGATATTCAATTTTAAATAGGCTTGAGCCAATGTTTTTATTTTACACTAAATAACTTTAGAAATCAACTATTTTGTTAGTGTTTTGGTTTAAAAAACGAACAAACAGAAGAGAGGGTGAACAAAAACTCCATTGTAAGCTAACATTTATACTAAATGAAAATCAAAGAGCAAACTAGGAAGCTATCCACAACCTCAAAACACTGTTTTGAGGTTGTGGATAGAATTGACAGAGTCAGTATTATATACCTACGGTAAGGCGACGTTGACGTGGCTTGAAGAGATTTTCGAAGAGTATTAGAAGATTTTTCCATCATAAAAGACATACTATCAAGTTTTTAGACACCTGACAATATGCCTTTTTCTAACTTTTAAAGACTTTTCCCAATTTTTATTATTCTACTCGCTAAATCTTAAAAAATAGCCATCTGGATCCAAAACTGCAAATTTATGAGGATAGATATAGGGATCACTGACACGAAACTTTCTTTTGGTCAAGGGACGATAAATAGGATAGTTTGCCTCCATCACTTTTTGATAGAGTTTTGGAACATCCTTTATGCCAAAGGAGAGATTGACTCCACGACCAAAGGGGTAGGTCAGTTCAGCTAGTTGATCCTTTGTTCCCTCCTCTAACATTAGTTGACACTCTTCAAGAGAAAGAGAAAGTTTTCTTCTGGACGTTGGTATTCAATCCTAAAACCCAGTAAACCACAGTAGAAGGACCGGGACTGTTCGATATTCGATACAAGAAACTCGGGAATGACCGCATTGTAGTCCATATAGAAAATCCTTACAAGTCAATTTCCAAGACAATCGGTGTATGGTCTTGGCGAGCACCTGAGTCAATCATATCAGATTTAGTGACCTTGTCAGCGATACGGTTACTTGTGAGCCAGTAGTCGATTCTCCAGCCTGTATTGTTGATTTTAGAAGTTTTGCTGCGTTGTGCCCACCAAGTGTAGCGTTCAGGAACATCGCCATGAACATGGCGGAAGGTATCAGTAAATCCAGTTGCCAATAGGTTGGTAAATCCAGCACGTTCCTCGTCAGTAAATCCAGGTGAACGGCGGTTGCTAGCAGGATTTGCAAGGTCGATTTCATTGTGGGCTACGTTGTAGTCACCGGTCGCAAGGACTGGTTTTTCTTTGTCTAGTTCAGCCAAATACTCCGCATATTTGACATCCCAGACTTGGCGTTCTTCCAAGCGTTTAAGACCATCGCCAGCATTTGGTGTGTAAACTTGGGTCACGAAAAATGCATCAAATTCTAGAGTGATGATGCGGCCTTCCAAGTCCATGGTAGAAGGGGCACCGATTTCTGGGAAAGTGACAGTGGGTGTAAGTTCTTTCTTATAAAGGAACATGGTTCCAGCATAGCCTTTACGGGCAGGCTCTTGGGAAGAGCGCCACGTGTTTTCGTAGCCTGGGAAGAGTTCTTCTAAAATTTCCACGTGTTTCTTTGTAGGTCCTTTGGCAGAAAGCTTGGTTTCTTGGATAGCAATGATATCAGCATTTTCAGCGACCAAGGTTTGTAGGACTTCTTGGGACAATTTGGCACGAGCTGAGTCACTAGTTAGGGCAGCGTTTAGGGAATCAATATTCCATGAGATAAGTTTCATAAAGTTACCTTTTTCATTCAGATTATAGATTTTATTATACCAAAAAAAGATCTATTTCCCCAACGTATGGTTTGAAAAATTACTCTCTTTCGTTTATAATTAAGAATGATTTTATGAAAGGGAGTGAAAATACATGAAATTCTACTCTTATGACTATGTACTCAGCCAAATCGGTCAGCAAAATGGTATCATGGTTGGCTTTGGGATTGTTCTATTAGCTGTGACAGTTTTTTTTGCTTTCAAGGCATACCATGATAAAAAAGGAACCAGATTTCGTGAGTTGGTCATGATTTCAGCTCTGGCCTTATTTAGCTATGCTTTTGGTCAGCATCACGACTTATCAAAACAATCAAGTTTCTAACAATAAATTTCAAACTTCACTTCATTTCATCGAGGTTGTTTCCAAAGATTTGGGAGTAGACAAGTCAGAAGTCCATGTTAATACTTCCACAAACACAGATGGCGCACTTATCAAGGTGGGAGATCGCTATTATCGTGCCCTAAACGGAAGTGAGCCAGACAAGTACCTGTTAGAGAAAGTCGAATTGTATAAGACAGACGCAATTGAACTGGTGGATGTGAACAAATGACACTTAATTATATCGAAATTTTAATCAAACTGATCTTGACTCTCAAATAGCTCAACAACAATGTTCACTTTGTGAAACGTTTGATTGATGGTAAGCCAACTCTCCTTATCAAAAATGGGAATATTGACCCATAAGCCTGTCGTTCAGTTGGTTTGTCTGCATCGGATGTAGCCCTCAAACTTCGTAGCCAAGGGATTTTCCAGATGAAGCAAGTCAAACGAGCTGTGCAAGAGCAAAATGGGCAACTCATCGTTGTGCAAATGGGAGATGAAAATCCTAAGTATCCAGTTGTGACTGACGGTGTGATTCAAGTAGACGTCTTGGAATCGATTGGTCGTAGCGAAGAGTGGTTGCTTGATAACCTCAGCAAACAAGGGCATGACAATGTAGCCAATATCTTTATTGCTGAATATGACAAGGGTGCTGTTACAGTCGTAACTTATGAATAAGAAAAACCTGGGGTCTTGTACTCTTCGAAAATCTCTTCAAACCGCGTCAACGTCGCCTTGCCGTATGTAGGTTACTGACTTCGTCAGTTCTATCTACAACCTCAAAGCAGTGCTTTGAGCAGCCTGCGGCTAGTTTCCTAGTTTGCTCTTTGATTTTCATTGAGTATTGGCCTCAGGTTTCCATTTGCAATCAGAAAGGGATTTTATGTCCATTATTCAAAAACTCTGGTGGTTTTTCAAGTTAGAAAAACACCGTTATCTAGTCGGGATTGTGGCCCTGGTCTTGGTTTCCGTTCTCAATCTCATTCCTCCTATGGTTATGGGGCGAGTCATTGATGCCATCACATCGGGGCAATTAACCCAGCAGGACCTCCTTCTTAGCCTATTTTACTTGCTACTTGCAGCCTTTGGTATGTACTATTTGCGCTATGTGTGGCGTATGTATATCCTTGGGACCTCTTATTGCTTGGGACAGATCATGCGGTCTCGCTTGTTTAAGCATTTCACAAAAATGTCGCCAGCCTTTTATCAAACCTATCGGACGGGTGATCTGATGGCACACGCAACCAATGATATCAATGCCTTGACTCGTTTAGCAGGTGGCGGTGTCATGTCTGCGGTGGATGCCTCTATCACGGCTCTGGTGACTTTGTTGACCATGCTCTTTAGCATCTCATGGCAGATGACTCTTGTTGCCATTCTCCCCCTACCTTTCATGGCCTATGCGACTAGTCGCCTAGGGAGAAAGACTCATAAGGCCTTTGGCGAATCCCAAGCTGCTTTTTCTGAACTCAATAACAAGGTACAGGAGTCCGTATCAGGTATCAAAGTGACCAAGTCTTTCGGTTATCAGGCAGACGAGTTGAAGTCTTTTCAGGCAGTCAATGAATTAACCTTCCAAAAGAACCTGCAAACCATGAAATATGATAGTCTCTTTGACCCTATGGTTCTCTTGTTTGTTGGTTCGTCCTATGTTTTAACGCTTTTGGTTGGCTCCTTGATGGTTCAGGAAGGGCAGATTACAGTTGGTAATCTAGTCACCTTTATCAGCTATTTGGATATGCTGGTCTGGCCTCTTA encodes:
- a CDS encoding ABC transporter ATP-binding protein, with translation MSIIQKLWWFFKLEKHRYLVGIVALVLVSVLNLIPPMVMGRVIDAITSGQLTQQDLLLSLFYLLLAAFGMYYLRYVWRMYILGTSYCLGQIMRSRLFKHFTKMSPAFYQTYRTGDLMAHATNDINALTRLAGGGVMSAVDASITALVTLLTMLFSISWQMTLVAILPLPFMAYATSRLGRKTHKAFGESQAAFSELNNKVQESVSGIKVTKSFGYQADELKSFQAVNELTFQKNLQTMKYDSLFDPMVLLFVGSSYVLTLLVGSLMVQEGQITVGNLVTFISYLDMLVWPLMAIGFLFNTTQRGKVSYQRIENLLSQESPVQDPEFPLDGIENGRLEYAIDSFAFENEETLTDIHFSLAKGQTLGLVGQTGSGKTSLIKLLLREYDVDKGAIYLNGHDIRDYRLTELRSLMGYVPQDQFLFATSILDNIRFGNPNLPLSEVEEATKLARVYQDIVDMPQGFDTLIGEKGVSLSGGQKQRLAMSRAMILNPDILILDDSLSAVDAKTEYAIIDNLKETRKDKTTIITAHRLSAVVHADFILVLQNGQIIERGRHEDLLAMDGWYAQTYQSQQLEMKGEEDAE
- a CDS encoding DUF421 domain-containing protein translates to MSASDVALKLRSQGIFQMKQVKRAVQEQNGQLIVVQMGDENPKYPVVTDGVIQVDVLESIGRSEEWLLDNLSKQGHDNVANIFIAEYDKGAVTVVTYE
- a CDS encoding nucleobase:cation symporter-2 family protein; this translates as MQTQEKHSQAAVLGLQHLLAMYSGSILVPIMIATALGYSAEQLTYLISTDIFMCGVATFLQLQLNKYFGIGLPVVLGVAFQSVAPLIMIGQSHGSGAMFGALIASGIYVVLVSGIFSKVANLFPSIVTGSVITTIGLTLIPVAIGNMGNNVPEPTGQSLLLSAITVLIILLINIFTKGFIKSISILIGLVVGTAIAATMGLVDFSPVAVAPLVHVPTPLYFGMPTFEISSIVMMCIIATVSMVESTGVYLALSDITKDPIDSTRLRNGYRAEGLAVLLGGIFNTFPYTGFSQNVGLVKLSGIKKRLPIYYAAGFLVLLGLLPKFGALAQIIPSSVLGGAMLVMFGFVSIQGMQILARVDFANNEHNFLIAAVSIAAGVGLNNSNLFVSMPTAFQMFFSNGIVVASLLAIVLNAVLNHKKK
- a CDS encoding exodeoxyribonuclease III, with the translated sequence MKLISWNIDSLNAALTSDSARAKLSQEVLQTLVAENADIIAIQETKLSAKGPTKKHVEILEELFPGYENTWRSSQEPARKGYAGTMFLYKKELTPTVTFPEIGAPSTMDLEGRIITLEFDAFFVTQVYTPNAGDGLKRLEERQVWDVKYAEYLAELDKEKPVLATGDYNVAHNEIDLANPASNRRSPGFTDEERAGFTNLLATGFTDTFRHVHGDVPERYTWWAQRSKTSKINNTGWRIDYWLTSNRIADKVTKSDMIDSGARQDHTPIVLEIDL
- a CDS encoding VOC family protein produces the protein MDYNAVIPEFLVSNIEQSRSFYCGLLGFRIEYQRPEENFLFLLKSVN
- a CDS encoding xanthine phosphoribosyltransferase, which translates into the protein MKLLEERILKDGHILGDNILKVDSFLTHQVDFSLMREIGKVFAEKFAAAGITKVVTIEASGIAPAVFTAEALNVPMIFAKKAKNITMNEGILTAQVYSFTKQVTSTVSIAGKFLSPEDKVLIIDDFLANGQAAKGLIQIIEQAGATVQAIGIVIEKSFQDGRDLLEKAGYPVLSLARLDRFENGQVVFKEADL
- a CDS encoding VOC family protein encodes the protein MLEEGTKDQLAELTYPFGRGVNLSFGIKDVPKLYQKVMEANYPIYRPLTKRKFRVSDPYIYPHKFAVLDPDGYFLRFSE
- a CDS encoding type II restriction endonuclease, whose protein sequence is MKQTRNFDEWLSTMTDTVADWTYYTDFPKVYKNVSSIKVALNIMNSLIGSKNIQEDFLDLYQNYPEILKVVPLLIAKRLRDTIIVKDPIKDFYFDFSKRNYSIEEYTMFLEKSGIFDLLQNHLVSNLVDYVTGVEVGMDTNGRKNRTGDAMENIVQSYLEAEGYILGENLFKEIEQNEIEEIFSVDLSAITNDGNTVKRFDFVIKNEQVLYLIEVNFYSGSGSKLNETARSYKMIAEEIKAIPNVEFMWITDGQGWYKAKNNLRETFDILPFLYNINDLEHNILKNLK